One Hevea brasiliensis isolate MT/VB/25A 57/8 chromosome 6, ASM3005281v1, whole genome shotgun sequence genomic window, attatttagtttatatattttactgaaattaattatttgatctgtATTTTAAAATAAACTACTTAGTTTCTATATCTTATTTTCGttaaattatttagtctttttttcaaatttttttattattcatgcTATTGAAACTATTATTTAGACTCgctattttaaagaaattaattagttaattatgtATTTTAAAAAACACTATTATTTAGATTCTATATTTTGGTGAAATAAATTAGttagtttatatattttgaaaaaaaaaattcaaaatatatcgtTGGATgagaataaaaattttatcatgcagagactaaatttaaatttatatttttaaaaatttttaatttcttggACATCATTTTGTGTTTTCtctattgtaaaataattttcctttcattatttagaaatttaaagaaacttattaatatttttgtataGGCGGTTTGTAACATTCTCATCAACAgataaaaataaggaaaaaatgAGAGGAAGAAGAGTGTGGatgtagaaaaaaaaaacatgaagaaaaagagaaataaagaaggataagaaaaaaaataagaggAGTATGATTATGAtaatttagatataaaaaataattataagattaaATAGTTAGCAGAGTCAAATTATAaggactaattaatatattttttaaaaatataaagactaattaattgattttactaaaatagagagttaaatagtaatttgatcaatattgattaaaaaaattaatagaaattaaataatttaaaaaaataaaaattaaataaataattttgttaaaatataaagacttaataataataataataagtgagTAGCTATCAGAGAGGCTGAATCAACACGCTAAAAAACACGCCGATCGACTTCTCAACTACTCTCATCGATACCGTGGACTTACTGAACCGCAAGGGTGCAAGCAGCTGCTTGTATTTGTCCGCAACTAGCCAGTCGCCTGTAACTTCGTATTAGTTCTTCCCCATATTTAATGCAAAGACGAAGACCTTGAAGTCTCTTTGTATGCTGCTGTTTTAGTTATCAGgcattatttttccatttaattcTTACTTCCGATTTCAAGATTtgtttaattttgaaaataatatatatatatatatatatatatatattcttattaattatatataaagtttatattaattaaataaaatgtacATGTAgattttatgtgatgtaaatgtgATAAACAAAATGCATCAAATATGCAAAATAATTTTACCCAATAAAACTTAATAGATTAATAATAGAGAGTAAGAGAGAAAATATGTATATCAATTGTGTAAGATTAAAAGAGATTAATGAAATTAACCGGAGATAATAGATTATGAGTGTATTTGATTTAACTTATAAATCGGTCAAATCTACGTAGAAAGTTATAAATAAATTAGCgtttaatttgatttatatttaaattaaaaaaattatttaaaataagttataaattatgAGTAAAAATAACTTGCTTATAATTTATCTACTTATTTTAAAACTACTCTTTAACTAAGTAAAAGCCtatattatcttaataatttttaaaaatatcaatattattctcattttaACAACTACAATGCTTAATTACATatcattttttatcattttaataaattaaaatattttaagtaACTTTTAACTAAacacttaaattatttaaaagttatttttaagtaattttatgaaataactaattatttatttttaatttaactcataaatttaaaaatatattttaaatcaaaAGTTAATAATAAATAGCTAAATCAAACACCCTCTATGACCTAATTCACACATTTGGTTCAAAATCGACTTATAGTATGttttaatccataaatatttgaaAACAATTTAGATcgaaaaaagttaaaaaatcgAGTATAAACCTAATTTGAGCCATTCTGAAATTGATATATTTAGGCAAATTttatcaaccaaatttaaaaataaaagttttaCTAAAAACCTATCAAATTGATTCAAAATCATTTTTACATATTATCTGGATGAGCAATCTGAATCGATTCATAATTTGAAATAACTCGAATTGAGTCTATCAAAAAATCGATTAGACCAAATGACTTGTAACTTGAAATAATTAGATGTTTAAAGCACTTCTCTAAGTATGCTCCAATGACTGACCTGAGAATACCTTACTATAATTCTAACCCAAACAAAAATTGAATGAGTCCTCAAATTGTGCGGAAACTACACGCCTGTATATATTAATTACATAGCACCAGCCAGTAGAGGCTAGGGTGGACTTTACTGTTGGGTGTTTGAATTTTCTTCTATATAAAGTGAGTACAGGCAAATTAAAGCTGAGCCATAATAGAGCAGAGGAAGAGAAAAACATTCAGCTTCTGAAAGGTGAAAACCGTTGGCTGGTCTTCCTGAATCATGCCGGTGATTGTTGTTTCGAGGAAGCTTGAGGGTAATGGCATTCCTGGTGAGTATACACATTACACACACTAAAACTTATCTCATAATTACGTTTGattaatttaagagttttatttgTTCAGGATAATTAATTTAACACTTTAACTAATGACTTAGATATTTACTCATGCGTTTCGTGGATATATTTTActtgttaaaattattaatagaataaataataaaaatacagtatttaaaattttaaaaaattaaaaatgtgaaaaacttaaattttaagaaaatatttttaaatatttgtagaaacttttatttattatttctaCATATTTTTTTACTATAAATTCAAAAATGATGATAAAGAGgtctataattattttaaatttatattgggCTTTTGCTATTAAATTTTTGtagaattattttttaatagtaattttatacgGTATTAATTCATGAATATATACTTGTGACTATGGATTTTTATATCCCATTATGTTCATTAATCATTTTTCATTTTACTTATTATTTGCTTATTTATCTTCATATCACtacttattttttatattatagcaTTATTTCATAACTTAGTTTAAGAAACTAAAAAGCCACATATCAATTAGTAGCAATAAATAcaactaataaattttatttaatatatatatatatatatatattaattattattaataataaaaataagaaaaatattaaaCATTAGGAAACTAAAAAGTCATATTAAATAGTCTTAATGATAGAATAGGGGTAaaattgataaataaaaaaagaatagaAGATATAAAATTTAAGTCTTTATATCTACTTATTTTAAGATTCTTTATATTCATAATAAGAAAAGGAGATTACAAATGAATGCACAATCTAGCTTAGATTAGAGGTCCATAATTGCAAAGATCTGGACCATGCAAGTTGGTGTTGTGTTTGCATGGATCTGTCCAAAATTGCAACttcataatatattatttaatttttatattttatttctattaaatGCAATAGTCTTTCTGTTAAAATTTCtactattcaaataattttaatatcaattaaactattatttagtctctaaaataattaattaatttctatattttaaaaagtaTAATATTTTGAAAAACATATGAGTTGATAaaaatgcaaattttactgtgtgtatattgaattttaatttacaactattttttaaattattcaaatatttcattcaATTCCCTATCTATCATGtttgtattttctttattaaaaaataatttttctaaattatcATCTTGATTACTTTAAGATTAACTTTGTTCCATAGAATATTATACAATTTTCTATCAAAATATGGGAAATAAATAGAGAATAAGGGAAGAAGGGCGCAATGAAGAGgagaaagaaaaatgaagagaaaaataagagaaggtaagaaagaaataaaataaaaagagtcatcaataaaaatatatatatatagtaaataagtcaataaaatcaaattatataaattaaaatatatattttttaataaaaaaattaagtaattagattTATTGAAATGCCGTGACtgaataataattttttcttaaatttatcTCTAATTAACTTTTTGAATTATAACTAATCAAAGTTTTTCATTCTCAATAAAAAGTCAACTTCATTTGACAAAGTCCGAATCTAAAGACAAGTGATTGCTTGTTCCCAACTTTCGGTGTGGTTATGGTTCAAGAATAGAGGGAAAAAACAATCTGATTCTAGTTTGAACCCATGAAACTCCGGTTCGGTTTTAGTCCATATTAAATCAGTCTGATTTCAAATTTAAACCAGGGCGTGGCCAAGCCTATATATTGTTCGTATCAAAATAGTTGACAGTAGAATATATAGATTGTAGACTAACAAGCACGGAAGACTTCTGAGCTATAACGTGCGGACTTTCACGGAGTGAATCTTTGTTTTATAAAGCATGGATCTACAGCCAAGCTAATCATTACAAGAGCTATAAACAATGATTTTGGTTTTAAAATTGTGGCTCGGTTTCCTTTCCAAACTAGCTTATGGAGGCAATCAACATGCTCGAGCGAAGCTTTATGCCATTGCCATTGCCAATGCCATTCCTCCAGGTGAGTCTACTCATTAATTAATCTTCAAGATTGCTGTATCACACTTTCTATATTCCTCCACTATATAAACTTGTAATTACTCTTCGAGGTTATACATAGAAATTCATAATTAGGCATGCTTGATTGGAGAATGAAaaaatttttttgttattatttttattttctttttcaacaTTTTTTAGTTGTATTCCCATACCCATAGTACAATGAACTGATCAAGAGGAGACTACAGTACAACAGGACAAAACAACACCAAGATAACCAAACTGGTTAATTGATTAACACTCACAAAAGGGTTTTCATGCGTATAGCCAAACATTTATAAGCAATTCCTTATCTACTACTTGCGCAATAGGAAGTACAAGACAATGATTGTATTGATTTCTTCTTGCAGGGAAGTTACGATATTTCCTCTTTCCATTGCTTAGTATCTTCGTTTTTACAGCTGAGGTTCAAGCTCAGGATCAATATGGTATGACATACATCAATCTTTGAAGTTCAGTTTGATCTGTCCTTTATTTTTACAGTTGAGCTAATTTACGCCTCCTGCTGTTTCTCGGTCAGGGTTCATCAGCATAGATTGTGGAATACCAGATAATGCTACCTACACCGATAAAAGAACAAACTTAAATTACGTTTCTGATGCTGCATTTGTTGACACTGGCATAAGTATGAAAATATCAACTGAATTCAGGACATATGATATAGACCAGCAGCTACAGAATCTTAGAAGCTTTCCTGAGGGAAACAGAAACTGCTACAAGGTTGGATTGAAAAAGGGCAGTAAATATTTGATCAGAGCTACTTTCGTGTATGGAAATTACGATGGTCAAAACCAAGCACCACAGTTTGATATCCATCTAGGATCTAGCAAGTGGGATACAGTTGAAACGATTAACGCAACCATGATTATTTCAAAGGAGATCATACATGTGACTACCGAGAATGATTTACTTGTCTGCCTAGCAAACACTGGCTCTGGGACGCCTTTCATTTCAGCTTTAGAATTGAGGCCTCTAAAGAATGCGTCGTACAAAACTGAATCAGGATCATTAGTACTCTTCGCTCGATTAGATGTTGGTTCAACAACAAATCAAACTGTTAGGTGAGCAGTTCAAACCTGAAAACTGCATGCAATTAATGCTGTTAGTTACAACTGAATAAGTTACTTGCCTTCAGGTATGCAGACGATGTTTACGACCGTGCCTGGACTCCTTATCATTTCCTTAATGGGGCAGAGATAAATACCTCACAAACCATACAAGCTCAAAATATTTACCAGCCACCATCGGTTGTCATGAGCACTGCTGCCACACCTGCAAATGCTAATGAGAACATGACATTCTCTATAAACATGGAAGATAGTACTCTCAAATTTTTTGTCTACATGCACTTCTctgaaattgtaaaactcaaagcCAACCAGTCCAGAGAATTCAACATTTCTTTTAATGAAACACAGTGGTTTGGACCTGTAGCTCCTCAGTACTTGTACACAACAACAGTATATAGTCTATCAGCACTGACTGCAGAACAATATCAGTTTTCACTCCATAAAACAGAACGTTCAACCCTTCCACCCCTTCTGAATGCAATTGAGATTTATTATGTGCTTCAACTGTCGCAGTCCCAATCAAACCAAGAAGATGGTATGTTCTTTCTAACATTTGCATTTTCTGGCCAGTCTATTATCTTGTCAAGTTTCTGTAATTTTACTGCTACTACTTATGTATTTGTGACTTATGAGTAATCAGTTGATGCCATTACGAATATCAAGTCATCATATGGAATAAAGAGAAACTGGCAAGGAGATCCATGCACCCCTCAAGGGTACTTGTGGGAAGGTCTCAATTGCAGCTACAGCGACAATGATATGCCTAGGATCATATCCTTGTAAGTCTATGCTTTTAAGTAAGCATAATTCTTGTTATATTGGAACTTTATGTGATAAAAATACTCGATGTTTAATTAGGAACTTATCCTCTAGTGGATTGACTAGCGAAATAGCTCCTGCTATATCCAATCTCAAACTCTTAGAATCACTGTAAGTCTAAATAAAATGGTTTGTTCTCAATATATCAATACAAGAAACAAAATTCTCTAACAATTTTCTATTAAAACTTCAGGGACCTATCAGATAATAGTTTGACAGGATCAGTGCCAGATTTTCTTTCTCAGATGTCATCCTTGAAATTCCTGTAAGTTGTTTGGGAATATAATAGCAAATGAAGTCTATTGAAAGGAGTAATACCTTAGCAAATTTGTCTTATGTGTCATTCCTTGGCAGGAATTTGACGGGAAATAAACTCAGTGGTTCGGTTCCAACTTCACTCATTGAAAGGTCAAAGCAGAATTTGCTAGTGTTAAGGTGTGCATTTATAGATGTAACAATCAATTGGaagttattttctaaatttttaatgaaaattccaAGTCTTATATTGAGATCTACTCAATTACTTCAAGTGTTGGTGGAAATCCAAATCTATGTGCATCAGTTTCATGCAAAAGGGACAAGAAGAACAACTTGGTTGTTCCAGTAGTGGCATCGGTTGCTGGAGTGGTCATTGTCATAAGTGCATTAGCTATTTTATTCTGCGGTCTTAAAAGAAGAAAACAAAAAGGTATGACCTTCAAAATTAAATATGTTGTTTAGAGTTTGAAATTGAAAAGGAATGTCATTAAGGGTTCAATATCAGGAAATTCAAGATGCAAATTTCCATTCAATTAAAGAAAATATTCTTTATAAGTATTTGCTTACTAGTTGACCTTGCTAAAGTATTACAAGCTAGAGAAGAGGATGCCAAAACCAACAACATATACAAGTCACTGAAATCAAAAGGACGACACTTCACATACTCTGAGGTCCTGAAAGTTACCAACAACTTCGAAAGGGTTCTTGGTAAGGGAGGATTTGGAACAGTTTACCATGGCTACTTAGATGATGACACTCAAGTAGCAGTGAAGATGCTCTCCCCATCATCAGTCCAGGGGTATAGGCAGTTTCAGGCAGAGGTCAAACTTCTTTTGAGAGTTCATCACCGGAACTTGACAACGCTAGTTGGGTTCTGTGATGAAGGCGCCAACCTGGGGCTCATCTACGAGTACATGGCTAATGGAGATTTAGAAAACTTTTTGTCAGGTTAGTTTGCATCAGAAATAGTTTCAGGCTCATTTATTAGCAAAGGTAAGCATACTGTGCAGTTTCCAACAATTGCCAGAAATTTGAAACAGCTTCTGCATAAATGCAGGTTCAAACACAAATGTATTGAAGTGGGCGAGGAGACTTCAAATAGTAGTTGAAGCAGCAAAAGGTTAGCTAGACTGGAGATAACTAACTTGCATGATTTTGATTCCACTTTATCTTTTATTATTTATGTCCACAAGGGAACTGATGGGATCTGAATGTAGGATTGGAATATCTGCACAATGGGAGCAAGCCACCAATCGTGCATAGGGATGTGAAGACATCAAACATCTTATTAAATGACAAATTCCAAGCAAAACTTGCTGATTTTGGACTGTCCAGATCTTTCCCAGTCGAAGGCGGCACTCATGTATCAACAGTCGTTGCTGGTACCCCTGGCTACCTTGACCCTGAGTGAGTAGTCTATATCAAATCAAATGAAATAGTTTATTTGTTCAAGTAACAGAATTTCATGATCAATTGGGAACTGGCAATTGACATGGGTTGGGTTCCAAATTTGGGCTTGTAGGTATTCTGTGACAAACCGGCTAACAGAGAAAAGTGATGTGTACAGCTTCGGGGTTGTTCTCTTAAAGATTATCACAGGAAGGCCAGTGATTGCAGTAGGAGCTGAGAGGAGTATTCACGTGCGTCAATGGGTCAGTTCTTTGCTCGCAAACGGTGACATTAAAAGTGTTGTTGATCCAAGCTTGGGTGGAGATTTCAACATTAACTCTGTCTGGAAAGCAGTAGAAATAGCAATGGCCTGTACAACTCCAACTTCTACTGGCAGGCCAACTATGCATCAAGTAGTGACAGAATTGAACGAATGCTTAGAGATAGAAACAACACATTATGAAAGTGAACCATTAGTCTCCATTAAAATGATGACTGAATCAACTCCCCTGGCAAGGTAGTTAAGCATGTACGAAAGactttgttttctttttaatattttgatttccAGTGAAAGTTATGTTTTTTTGTACTGCTTGTTGATCAAGGTCTCTTGTGCTAAAttaataaaaagaagaaaaaagaaaataaagtgcACTTTTGATACAGAATTTTGCATGCCCCATCTGATCTCTGCTGCAATTCCTATCCCTAGAAAGAAATTTTCAGGTACCCATTTGGTTTTACTTTCACTATCCCATTAGCACCACAGCTGAAGACTATTGATGGTAAACATATTATAGCAAATAAAACAAAAGCTAAATTCTTTGATAGAAGAAAAGCAAGCTATAATTCCACAAATGCTGGTTTAGTAAAAACACAGAAATATGATAAGAGGAGCATAAAAATACCTCATACGCAGTTCTTTGTCAAATCTTCATTCAAACCCTTCAAAGCAATCTGAAAACAACCCAAGATATGAGTGTCTACTTGAATTATCTGGGTAACTAGAAGAATCACCTGAAGAAATACCTTTATTCAGGCGTTGTCAACTAGCTATAACAACCGCACTTATTAGAAATGTTTCTCAACCCTTAATTTGAATCATTCATTCTTAAATCCTCTCTGCTCTCCAAGAAGtccttattaattattatattgtcTGTCTATTCTAATAACAATAGTagtttcaaaataataataataataacaataatccgGTTTTAATTCAAACatgcttctctttttttttatcaagCTAAGTGTATGAATTAATTGAGTACCGATATAGCTCCCCATTAAGCACAAGAGACCGGGGTAGTAGCCCATTAAGCTCAAGAGACCAAGCCCATTTGGAGAGCTCAAGAACAATTTGTCTCACCTAAGAGTCCAGTCCACAAAATTTGACATGGCTCAATTTCTGGTTGCTGATATGCGTTTATGTCCGTTCCATCTAGTTCTGCATTGAGCTGGAGTTGTTGGAGGGTCAAAACAGAGGCATGATATGATAAACTAGACCCTGAAAGCGTCATCACCTACAGGTTTCTAATTCTGGAGCACCATGCCCTACAAGTTTCAAATTCTGGCCATTGCTGCCAATCTTTTATCCCAACCGTTAATATTAAGTTCACAATCCCTCCTCGCCCTACGATATATGATTAGTGCATGTATATTTCCTTTTCAAAGATTTCATAGGTCTCAGCTGAATTGGCAAGGTGCTTCTCATATTGGAAACGTGGCCTCCAGCTTAATTTCTGCTTCCTACTCAGCAAGATTTACTCTGTAATTTCCGGTTCTTCTGTTGTTTTCTGAATTGTCATCTAGCAGGAATCTTATCACTGTGAGCTTTACTCCTGCCTAGGCTAGTATGTATATTATAAGGCATTGCTAATAATTTTTGAACCTGCAAACCTGACAAAGGCACAGAATATCAAAGTGTAGGATGAAAGAGTTcatttctttcttcttgtaataatTCAATTACTTCCATTCAATTATTTCGAGTAGGGGAACAGAAGACAAGTCTCGAGTATTCAGGAGCCTAACTGTGCTAAGATGCCAATCAATGCTAAACTAGTTGAAATTAGTTTTTTACTATTTAGCTCtgtttaaaattaatttcacataaatatttaaaaattataaattttgagtttttttttcatttattattttattaattttattatattttcttattattttaatagtaaaaattttagcatttaTATTATCATcaatagaaaataaattttaaaaactcAAATATTGTTtaagttaaaatattaaaaatcaaaatttaataaaagttgggattttataacaaatATTAATATGTGGGTTTATTGAAAAAAATGAAACTATGTGAAACTAAATTAAACAGTCatagtaatattaaaaaaaaaaaaaaagtaagccaGAGTAACGACAAACCCACCCCTTAAgagaagagatttttttttttaaaatcagaTTGAGATACTATATTAACAACTCCattattagagagagagagagagagagagagagagagagagagagagtatgcGTCTAAACTCAGAAGGTTGTATTTCAGCTAAAATACTTGAGCTTTGAATAATCCCGATATCCTAAAAACAAGGATCACCAGTCAGTCTATTTCATGTCATCTCAGAGCACAATCAATTGAAATGTGGATCCACTATATACAGACAAAACAATCAAGTAATATTTTCTTCAATTACTAGCATTCTTGTTGATCCAATAAGATAATTAATATAATTGCCTCTCTCACTAAAAGCCAAGCTTGAATGTTCTAACTTGAGCTAAATATTCATTTCTatgaattattaataaatttttatttgtataacaAGAATATAAATGTTAATTAATGGTGTCTTAATATAgtagtaaaaataaaatttatttgcaaaattgtattgaaatttgaatctcAACAATACAACTTCTCATTTTCCATTTACacataatttaccaaataaaagaaatatatatatatatatatatatatatatatatatatatatatatatatatatatatatatgctgaaATAAGCATATGAATATGATGAGTTATTGTCAACAACCAGAAATCAAAAAATTCAATCTTTCAAATTCTGTGAGCAAATTCATCATCAAGTCAACATTGTTGTGCGTAGTGACAATTTCTGATCTCGACCAATAACTCAAGGATCAagttgatatttaatttttgcaAGTTATTCTAAAAATCAATGAAGGGTAGCTccgatatataaatataaatattgcaAGCTTTAAAGAAGAGAGAAGATGGCTTGAGGTTTGATTAAGGCAGCAGCAGCAGCCAGTCATTCAATTCAATGGAAAACGTAGCTGTCCATAACAACACAACCATATCCCAACTGTTCAACAAATTAATAGTCAAATTTCCCACTTGGGGAAGCCTACAAAATGAGTTTTCTACACACGCAAATCGGTTATTTTTGCTTGGGACCCCTCTCTCTATAGCATAGCATTTGTCAACTTGGATGAGAAAAGCATAAAAACAAAACCCCAAAAGGGAGTGATCTAGGTTCCTTTCACAACTGAATTGTCTAAATATAGCATATGCCCCCAGTCCCCAACCGCACAAATTAAAAGACTCCACCCTCTTTTTCCTCCAATCAAAATctagttattattttatatatatatatatatatatatataaaagataaagaAAGTAAAAGACTTAAATTTAACTTTATCGAGCtggtaatatatttttaattattaaattaaattaggtTAAACCAAAATAAACTCTTACAAGACAAAACCATTGCTGCCAAGCAAAACCCACATACCAAAATTTATGATCATAAACCCATCATCATGAATCATGATCAATATCATTAGCTGGATAAAAGTTGATGGAATGATAGAATTTAAAATGGGGTGAAAgggtttttaattaattttataacagTAACAAATCGAAGTTCCTGCCAAAAAAGAAGCATAAACATGTGTTAAGCAATGAGCTTTGGGGTGATTTTCAAGGGCACGCTTTGGATTGAATCAAGGAGACAGGACCACTGACTGGACCTCACAATTCTTAAGAGAATGTCAATTGCATTGGTTAGCTAACAAATTACattaaaaaatcataaaaatttcCAAGAAAAGTAAGCTTTAAGTACATTGGATACATTAAACAAACTATAGTAAAAAAACAAGCTAAAGTGATAATCACTTTCTAGCCCTTGATCTTAATCATAAGTGTTATAATTGCTATGCCTTTTTGTATGAAAAGGCAGTGATGCCTAAACCACTTCCATCCCAATTTTTACTATTTCCACTATCATCTTTCTATCTTCCTCAGTTTCACTCAATCTGTTTACTATAGTGGAAGCAGCAAAAGCAGGAGAGGAAACACAACTGCACAAAACTCTTTCCCTTGTGGTCTTGGAAGGCGGATGTAATGATGGTGGTATTAATTAGGAAATGTATCATTACTGAAAGCTTTTAACTTTGGGTCACAGGAATGTAATTAATGATGATCGAGATTATGGTAAGGATCTTGGATTAGCTTTTGTACTTGTTTTCAGGCTAGAAAATGGGCTTTGGATCCTTAATCAAATCATTGGAGATGGAATAAATGATGATAAGTATCATGATTAAGGATCCATTATTAAG contains:
- the LOC131180713 gene encoding putative leucine-rich repeat receptor-like protein kinase At2g19210, coding for MILVLKLWLGFLSKLAYGGNQHARAKLYAIAIANAIPPGKLRYFLFPLLSIFVFTAEVQAQDQYGFISIDCGIPDNATYTDKRTNLNYVSDAAFVDTGISMKISTEFRTYDIDQQLQNLRSFPEGNRNCYKVGLKKGSKYLIRATFVYGNYDGQNQAPQFDIHLGSSKWDTVETINATMIISKEIIHVTTENDLLVCLANTGSGTPFISALELRPLKNASYKTESGSLVLFARLDVGSTTNQTVRYADDVYDRAWTPYHFLNGAEINTSQTIQAQNIYQPPSVVMSTAATPANANENMTFSINMEDSTLKFFVYMHFSEIVKLKANQSREFNISFNETQWFGPVAPQYLYTTTVYSLSALTAEQYQFSLHKTERSTLPPLLNAIEIYYVLQLSQSQSNQEDVDAITNIKSSYGIKRNWQGDPCTPQGYLWEGLNCSYSDNDMPRIISLNLSSSGLTSEIAPAISNLKLLESLDLSDNSLTGSVPDFLSQMSSLKFLNLTGNKLSGSVPTSLIERSKQNLLVLSVGGNPNLCASVSCKRDKKNNLVVPVVASVAGVVIVISALAILFCGLKRRKQKVLQAREEDAKTNNIYKSLKSKGRHFTYSEVLKVTNNFERVLGKGGFGTVYHGYLDDDTQVAVKMLSPSSVQGYRQFQAEVKLLLRVHHRNLTTLVGFCDEGANLGLIYEYMANGDLENFLSGSNTNVLKWARRLQIVVEAAKGLEYLHNGSKPPIVHRDVKTSNILLNDKFQAKLADFGLSRSFPVEGGTHVSTVVAGTPGYLDPEYSVTNRLTEKSDVYSFGVVLLKIITGRPVIAVGAERSIHVRQWVSSLLANGDIKSVVDPSLGGDFNINSVWKAVEIAMACTTPTSTGRPTMHQVVTELNECLEIETTHYESEPLVSIKMMTESTPLAR